The nucleotide sequence TCACTTTCTTTTCTTGTTCCTGATTTATATATATCTATTGCTGGGAAAATTCTTCTTTCCTGAAGTCTCCTATCAAGATGAACTTCCATATTTCCAGTACCTTTAAATTCTTCAAATATCATATCATCCATTCTACTGCCGGTATCAATTAAAGCTGTTGCAAGTATCGTAAGACTTCCGCCTTCTTCTATATTTCTAGCAGCTCCAAAGAATTTTTTAGGCATAATTAATGCTCCTGGATCAAGTCCTCCCGAGAGGGTTCTACCAGTTGGAGTTATTGTAAGGTTGTATGCTCGTGCAAGCCTGGTTAAACTGTCTAAAAGTATAACAACATCTTGACCTTGCTCTACCATTCTTTTAGCTCTTTCAAGTACCATGTATGCAACCTTCGTATGATGCTCTGGTTCCTCATCAAAGGTAGAATATATTACTTCTCCCTTTATACTTCTTTGCATATCAGTAACTTCCTCAGGCCTTTCATCAATCAAAACAACTATGAGTTTAGTTTCAGGATGGTTTTTAGCTAAACTTTGAGCCACACTTTTAAGAAGTGTTGTTTTTCCAGCCTTAGGTGGTGCTACTATAAGTCCTCTCTGACCTTTTCCAATAGGGCTTATTAAGTCCATAAGTCTTGTTGCAAGTTCATCACTATTTTTCTCTAAACTTAGCCTTTGATTAGGATATATAGGAGTTAATTTTTCAAAAGGCTCTCTTCTAACAGATTTTTCAGGATTTTCGCCATTAACCTTCTCAACATATAAAAGAGCCTTAAACTTCTCTCCCTCTTTAGGTATTCTAACCTTTCCTTGGACCTCATCACCTGTCTTTAGATTAAATCTTCTTATCTGCGAAGGTGAAACATATATATCTTCCGGGCTAGTTAAGTAATTTTTTCCTCTTAAAAATCCGAAATTA is from Clostridium acetobutylicum ATCC 824 and encodes:
- the rho gene encoding transcription termination factor Rho, giving the protein MINNDLNDLESMTVNDLKELAKELGLRNVSKYRKKDLIDEINKKSPNSIEKNGIMLKENIKPKNDLSEKSNTSESSNGNVSRPAEKTYTNNNRYVQKEKENKNERFKEMVDESDSAKGVLELVENNNFGFLRGKNYLTSPEDIYVSPSQIRRFNLKTGDEVQGKVRIPKEGEKFKALLYVEKVNGENPEKSVRREPFEKLTPIYPNQRLSLEKNSDELATRLMDLISPIGKGQRGLIVAPPKAGKTTLLKSVAQSLAKNHPETKLIVVLIDERPEEVTDMQRSIKGEVIYSTFDEEPEHHTKVAYMVLERAKRMVEQGQDVVILLDSLTRLARAYNLTITPTGRTLSGGLDPGALIMPKKFFGAARNIEEGGSLTILATALIDTGSRMDDMIFEEFKGTGNMEVHLDRRLQERRIFPAIDIYKSGTRKESELLSHDELEAAFKIRRVLYSNNSTQDVTEKLINMLNETENNNEIVNVINKGKW